The Agrococcus sp. SGAir0287 DNA window TCGTGTCGCGCACGAGCTTCGGGATCTCGACGTAGCCCTCGGTGCGCACCTCGCCCGCCACGTGCACGAGCCCCGTCGTCACGAGCGTCTCGACCGCGACGCGCGACTGGGCGTCCTGCGCGAGCATCGCGTCGAGGATGCGATCCGAGATCTGGTCGCAGATCTTGTCGGGATGCCCCTCGGTGACGGACTCGGACGTGAACAGCCGGGAGGTCATGCGTGCTCCTGCAGGGTGGATCGGACGGTGTCGAGGATGGCATCGGCCACCGACGCCTTGGCGCCGGCGGCCGTCGCGACGACGCCCGAGGCGTCGAGGATCTCGACCGCGGTGTCGACGTCGCCGAAGCCCAGGTCCACGCCGACCTGGTTCAGCACGAGCAGGTCGCAGCCCTTGCGCGCGAGCTTCGCCTGCGCGATCGCACGGCGCTCGTCGGCATCCGGCTCCGTCTCGGCGGCGAACCCCACGACGACGCCGCGCGGCGCGCGCGCCGAGAGCTCGGCGAGCACGTCGGGGTTCTGCGTCAGGCGGAGCGTGGGCTCCGCGCCCCACGCCTCCTTCTTCAGCTTCGCGTCGCTGACCTCGGCGACGCGGTAGTCGGCGACGGCGGCCGCCATGATCGTGGCGTGCGCGTCGCGGCTCGCCAGCAGCATCGCGTCGCGCAGCTGCGCCGTCGTCGAGACCTCGACGAGGCGCACGCCGGTCGGTGCGGGCACCTGCAGGTTCGCGCCCACGAGGGTCACGTCCGCGCCACGCGCCGCGGCGCGTGCGGCGAGCGCCACGCCATGCGCACCCGACGAGCGGTTGCCGAGGAATCGCACGGGATCGATCGGCTCGCGGGTGCCGCCCGCGCTGATCGCGATGCGCATGCCGGCGAGGTCGCGCGCCGGGGCGACGACCGCGTAGGCCGCCTCGACGACGTCGTCGGGCTCGACCATGCGGCCCGGGCCGGAGTCCGGACCCGTGAGCGGTCCGTCCGCCGGGCCGACGATCGTGACGCCGCGCTCGCGCAGCGTGGCCACGTTCGCCTGCGTCGCCGGATTGCGCCACATCTCGGTGTGCATCGCGGGCGCGAGGACGAGCGGCGCCTCGGAGGCGAGGATCGTCGTGCCGAGGAGGTCGTCGGCGATGCCGTGCGCGATGCGCGCGATCGTCGACGCCGTCGCGGGCAGCACCACGACGAGGTCGGCGGACTGCCCGAGGGCGACGTGCCGCACCTCGGCGACGTCGTCGAAGAGGTCGGTCGTCACCGGGTTGCGGCTGAGCGCCTCGAAGGTCGGGATCCCGACGAACCGCACGGCTGCAGCCGTGGGCACGACGTGGACGTCGTGCCCGTCCCTCACGAGTCGCCGGATCGCGTGGGCGGCCTTGTAGGCCGCGATCCCGCCGGCGACGCCGACGACGACGCGCACTACGCCGAGGGCTGCGCGGGCTTGAGGAGGAGCTTGTCCTCGTGGATCTCGTGGAGCGCCACCGACAGCGGCTTGTCCTCGAGCGTCGAGTCGACGAGCGGCCCGACGTTGTCGAACATGCTGCCCTCGTGGAGGTCGGTGTAGTAGTCGTTGATCTGGCGCGCGCGCTTGGCGGCGAAGATCACGAGCTGGTACTTCGAGTCGACCTTCGACAGCAGGTCGTCGATCGGCGGGTTGATGATGCCCTTGTCGGCCATGGGGTCTCCTCGAGAGGTCGGGCTGGTGGAGGCGTGCGCGCTCGAGCCTCGTGGAGAGACGGCGCAGTGGAACAGTCTAGCGCCCGATGAGCGCGACGACCTCGGCGGCGGCCTCGGCCACGTCGCGGTTCACGACGACGGCGTCGAACTCGTCCTGGCTCGCGAGCTCGACCTCGGCGGTCGCGAGGCGGCGGTCGCGCTCCTCGGCGTCCTCCGTGCCGCGTCCGACGAGCCGGCGCACGAGCTCGTCCCACGACGGCGGCGCGAGGAAGACGAGCAGCGCCTCGGGCATGCGCTCGCGGATCTGCCGCGCGCCCTGCAGGTCGATCTCGAGCAGCACGGAGTCGCCGGTGTCGAGCACGGCCTGCACCTGCGCGCGCGGCGTGCCGTAGCGGTGGGAGTTGTGCACCTTCGCCCACTCGAGGAACGCGTCCTCGGCGAGGGCCTCGTCGAACTCGGCGTCCGAGACGAACGTGTAGTGCACGCCGTCGATCTCGCCCGGGCGCGGCGCGCGCGTCGTCCACGACACCGAGTGGCGGATCCACGGGTAGTGGTCGCGCACGTGCTGCGCCACGGTGCCCTTGCCGACGGCGGTCGGACCCGCGAGCACGATGAGCCTCGCGGGGGCCGGGTCGACGTCGAGCCACTCGCGCAGGCGCTCGCGCTGCCGCGAGCCGAGGCCGCCCACGCGCTTGCGCGGCGAGATCTCGAGGCGCTCGAGCACGCGCCCCATGCGGTGCCGGCCGATGCCGGGGATGGCGTCGACGAGCTCCGTCACGCGCATGCCGGCCTCGACGGAGCCGGGGTGCTCCCACGCGTGCTCGGCGACCTCGAGCGCCGTGCGCTCGCGGGCGTGGATGGCGCGCTTCACCTCGGCGCGGGCGCGGCGTGCGCGGAGGGCGGCCTCCGCCCCGAGCGCGGGATCGAGCGTCATCGCGCCTCCTCCACGGCGGCGTCGATCGCGGCGGCGACCCCGTCGCGCGCCGCGGTGACCGCGCGCGACGTGCTCGCGAGCACGATCGTCCCCTCCGGATAGAGCGACCGGAGCT harbors:
- the coaBC gene encoding bifunctional phosphopantothenoylcysteine decarboxylase/phosphopantothenate--cysteine ligase CoaBC, translated to MRVVVGVAGGIAAYKAAHAIRRLVRDGHDVHVVPTAAAVRFVGIPTFEALSRNPVTTDLFDDVAEVRHVALGQSADLVVVLPATASTIARIAHGIADDLLGTTILASEAPLVLAPAMHTEMWRNPATQANVATLRERGVTIVGPADGPLTGPDSGPGRMVEPDDVVEAAYAVVAPARDLAGMRIAISAGGTREPIDPVRFLGNRSSGAHGVALAARAAARGADVTLVGANLQVPAPTGVRLVEVSTTAQLRDAMLLASRDAHATIMAAAVADYRVAEVSDAKLKKEAWGAEPTLRLTQNPDVLAELSARAPRGVVVGFAAETEPDADERRAIAQAKLARKGCDLLVLNQVGVDLGFGDVDTAVEILDASGVVATAAGAKASVADAILDTVRSTLQEHA
- the rpoZ gene encoding DNA-directed RNA polymerase subunit omega yields the protein MADKGIINPPIDDLLSKVDSKYQLVIFAAKRARQINDYYTDLHEGSMFDNVGPLVDSTLEDKPLSVALHEIHEDKLLLKPAQPSA
- the gmk gene encoding guanylate kinase, whose protein sequence is MTLDPALGAEAALRARRARAEVKRAIHARERTALEVAEHAWEHPGSVEAGMRVTELVDAIPGIGRHRMGRVLERLEISPRKRVGGLGSRQRERLREWLDVDPAPARLIVLAGPTAVGKGTVAQHVRDHYPWIRHSVSWTTRAPRPGEIDGVHYTFVSDAEFDEALAEDAFLEWAKVHNSHRYGTPRAQVQAVLDTGDSVLLEIDLQGARQIRERMPEALLVFLAPPSWDELVRRLVGRGTEDAEERDRRLATAEVELASQDEFDAVVVNRDVAEAAAEVVALIGR